The DNA segment ACGCCAAATCCTACCGCGCCATCGCCGCCCGCATCTGGGAAAAAATCGGCGGCACGAGCGCCCGCCGCGCCGGCCCCCGGATCGTGGTGGAATAAGGCCGGCCGCAGCCTCCATCTCCAGGCCTGAATAAGCAAAACCGCCCGGTCAAAAGCCGGGCGGTTTTCGTTGATGCGGCGAAATGCTGCGCCGCGCAAAGCGCATGGGTCTTTTTCTTTCCAATCCTGTTCAGCAATGATACATAATATGCGCGATCCGCTGAGGGACGGACATGATGTATCAGAACGAACCGATCAAAGTTGCATATGCGTTCCGCGATGGAAGCCACAGCTTCCGCGCCACCGACCCGCGCACGGGCGATCTGGTCGTAAGCCACGGCGTGCCGGAAGTCGCCTATGAGCAGGTCACCCGGACGCTGAGCGAGCGTATCGCGGCCCAGCTCGGCGCTTATGCCCAGGCCCGTCCCCAGCTACCTTTCAGCGATTTCTGGACCTGGCTGCAGATGAATCCCATCGCGGCCATGCCCAACGCGCCCTGTCATGTGGAGTTCGCGTGGGAGATTCGGCACTGAGACCAGGCCCCCATCCTATAGCCTCGTGCCGAACCTGAAGGCGCCTGGGAAACCAGGCGCCTTCTTTTCTGTCGAGGTTCGGCCCTATGCCGGCGCGTGAAGGCGCTTTCCCATGAACAGGCTGCCGCCGCAGCTCGGATAGTCGCCGAAGCGCTCGCAGCGGGTGAAGCCCTGCCGCTCATAAAGCGCCACGGCCTCCTTCTGCTGCGGGCCGGTTTCCAGCCGCACCAAGGGCTGGCCCAGCGCCAGGGCCTCTTCTTCCAGCCTCTGGAGCAGCCTCAACGCAACATGCCGGCCCCGCATCTCCGGCCGGACATACATCCGCTTCAGCTCCG comes from the Indioceanicola profundi genome and includes:
- a CDS encoding GNAT family N-acetyltransferase: MGDGLRITRADPRCDEARALVAELDAYLGTLYSPEDNHLVPVEELAGPGAVFLLALDGDRAVGCGAIRLYDGYAELKRMYVRPEMRGRHVALRLLQRLEEEALALGQPLVRLETGPQQKEAVALYERQGFTRCERFGDYPSCGGSLFMGKRLHAPA